In Neisseria animalis, a single window of DNA contains:
- a CDS encoding lysophospholipid acyltransferase family protein, which yields MTILRLTYRLILIAVCIFYGMAEMFFLFPVYSKQRKLRAIQLWSRRVLAACGMELSVYGTLPSQGVGSMIIANHISWLDIMAVNAAFPNRFVAKDDVAKWPLVGYLATQAQTVYVARNKGSSGNSDKLRTVTDALKNGDTVTLFPEGTSSEGRSILPFKTSFFQAAFEARTPLIPVLCRYPNPDGSSPNPAAAYYGDISLVQSIKMICSRRSSKVELHFLPPVLPEGDRRQCAQAVRTALERKQRALG from the coding sequence ATGACCATATTACGCCTGACTTACCGCTTGATATTGATAGCCGTCTGCATTTTTTACGGCATGGCGGAAATGTTTTTCCTGTTTCCTGTCTATTCCAAACAGCGTAAACTGCGCGCCATACAACTTTGGTCGCGTCGGGTGCTGGCTGCCTGCGGTATGGAGCTGTCTGTTTACGGCACGCTGCCGTCTCAGGGTGTCGGCAGCATGATTATCGCCAACCATATCTCATGGCTCGACATCATGGCGGTTAATGCAGCCTTCCCCAACCGTTTCGTTGCCAAAGACGACGTTGCCAAATGGCCGTTGGTCGGCTATCTCGCCACCCAAGCACAAACCGTTTATGTTGCCCGCAACAAAGGCAGCAGCGGCAACAGCGATAAGCTGCGTACCGTAACCGACGCGCTGAAAAACGGCGATACCGTTACCCTGTTTCCAGAGGGAACGAGTTCCGAAGGGCGCAGTATACTGCCTTTCAAAACCAGCTTTTTCCAAGCCGCATTTGAGGCGCGGACACCCTTGATACCCGTTCTCTGCCGTTATCCTAATCCCGACGGCAGCAGTCCCAATCCGGCCGCCGCTTACTATGGCGACATCAGTTTGGTGCAGTCGATCAAAATGATTTGCAGCCGGCGAAGCAGCAAGGTCGAACTGCATTTTCTGCCGCCCGTCCTGCCGGAAGGAGACCGCCGGCAATGCGCCCAAGCTGTCCGAACCGCGTTGGAGCGCAAACAGCGCGCATTGGGCTGA
- a CDS encoding quinone-dependent dihydroorotate dehydrogenase has product MYSLARKFLFKLDAEKAHHLTLDSLKTAHKLGLVPVADHRTHPTELMGLNLPNPVGLAAGLDKNGAYINALGALGFGFLEIGTVTPKPQPGNPQPRLFRVPEHSGIINRMGFNNDGIDTMIKNIEASSYQGILGINIGKNAVTPLENAADDYLICLEKAYAHASYITVNISSPNTKNLRALQGGDELSALLESLKNKQAHLHAAHGKYVPLAVKIAPDLDEAQIADIAHVVKTVEMDGIIATNTTIDKSALGSHKLAGEQGGLSGLPVLEKSNQVLKLLVGHIDGALPVIGVGGIMEGRDAAEKIRLGATAVQVYSGLVYRGPALIKECLQTIR; this is encoded by the coding sequence ATGTACTCGCTTGCCCGTAAATTTTTGTTCAAACTCGATGCCGAAAAAGCACACCACCTGACATTGGACAGCCTCAAAACCGCACATAAGCTCGGTTTGGTTCCGGTTGCCGACCACCGCACCCACCCCACCGAACTGATGGGTTTGAACCTGCCCAATCCCGTAGGTTTGGCCGCAGGTTTGGACAAAAACGGAGCATATATCAATGCCTTGGGCGCACTCGGTTTCGGCTTTCTCGAAATCGGTACGGTAACGCCCAAGCCGCAGCCCGGCAATCCGCAACCCCGTCTGTTCCGCGTACCCGAACACAGCGGCATCATCAACCGCATGGGTTTCAACAACGACGGCATCGATACCATGATTAAAAACATCGAAGCTAGCAGCTATCAAGGCATTCTCGGCATCAACATCGGCAAAAACGCGGTTACGCCGCTGGAAAATGCCGCTGACGACTACTTGATTTGCTTGGAAAAAGCCTATGCCCATGCAAGCTATATTACCGTCAACATCTCTTCGCCCAACACCAAAAACCTGCGCGCGCTGCAAGGCGGCGATGAATTGAGCGCACTGTTGGAAAGCCTGAAAAACAAACAAGCCCATCTGCACGCGGCGCATGGCAAATATGTTCCGCTGGCGGTAAAAATCGCTCCCGACTTAGACGAAGCGCAGATTGCCGACATTGCCCATGTTGTGAAAACAGTAGAAATGGACGGCATCATTGCCACCAACACCACCATCGACAAATCCGCTTTGGGCAGCCACAAATTGGCGGGCGAACAAGGCGGTTTGAGCGGTCTGCCCGTGCTCGAAAAAAGCAACCAAGTGCTGAAGCTGCTTGTCGGACACATCGACGGCGCATTACCGGTAATCGGTGTCGGCGGCATTATGGAAGGCCGTGATGCTGCTGAAAAAATCCGCTTGGGCGCAACCGCTGTCCAAGTGTACAGCGGATTGGTGTACCGCGGCCCCGCATTAATCAAAGAATGCCTGCAAACGATTCGTTAA
- the polA gene encoding DNA polymerase I, with amino-acid sequence MTQQTLLLVDGSSYLYRAYHAMAPLTAPDGTPTGAVYGVLNMLRRLRADYPHDYCACVFDAKGKNFRHEMFPDYKATRPPMPDDLRPQAEMLPELVRLLGWPVLVVPDVEADDVIGTLARQGAENGLDVIVSTGDKDMAQLVDDKVILVNTMSGETLDIEGVKNKFGVRPDQIRDYLALMGDKVDNVPGVEKCGPKTAVKWLEAYGSLEGVMAHAGEIKGKVGENLQTALPQLPLSYDLVTIKTDLDLHGELPEGIDSLRRRTPKWTQLAVEFKRLNFRTWLKEAEERRHEAAGDLFGGSHIGEQAALADMPDNGQTLPRENIIERPEPPATLNYQAITTEAQFAALLEKLAAAGQIGLDTETTSLDAMNAQLVGISIAFQAGEAVYVPLGHNPTAAPEQLDLQTALGRLKPYLESEKLKKTGQNLKYDQHVFANCNIALRGISGDAMLASYIVESHKGHGLDELAERWLGLDTITYESLCGKGAKQISFADVALEQAAGYACQDADFALRLEACLKAQMDDKQLEMYEQMELPVAQVLFEMERNGVHIDKAELAAQSRELGARILELEQQAYQAAGQPFNLNSPKQLQEILFDKMGIPTKGLKKTASGGISTNEAVLESLAHDYPLPKIILENRSLAKLKSTYTDKLPEMIHPATGRVHTNYAQAVAITGRLASNNPNLQNIPIRTFEGRRVRRAFTAPAGKTIVSADYSQIELRIMAHLSGDKTLIEAFKNGEDIHRRTAAEVFGLAPELVGSEQRRYAKTINFGLIYGMGQYGLAKSLGIDNLSAKNFIDRYFARYPGVAEYMQRTKEQAAQQGYVETLFGRRLYLPDIHSKNGNARAGAERAAINAPMQGTASDLIKRAMIDVRDWLRSDGLASKLIMQVHDELVLEVVDSELDLVKEKLPQIMAEVDGGLLAVPLVAEVGNGENWEEAH; translated from the coding sequence ATGACCCAACAAACCCTCCTCCTCGTCGACGGTTCTTCCTACCTCTACCGCGCCTACCACGCCATGGCACCGCTTACCGCGCCCGACGGCACGCCCACGGGGGCGGTGTACGGCGTATTGAACATGCTGCGCCGTCTGCGCGCCGACTATCCGCATGATTATTGCGCCTGCGTATTCGATGCCAAAGGAAAAAACTTCCGCCACGAAATGTTTCCCGACTACAAGGCAACCCGTCCGCCCATGCCCGACGATTTGCGCCCGCAGGCGGAAATGCTGCCCGAACTGGTGCGCCTGCTGGGTTGGCCGGTGTTGGTCGTACCTGATGTGGAGGCGGACGACGTTATCGGCACACTGGCGCGGCAGGGTGCGGAAAACGGATTGGACGTAATTGTTTCCACCGGCGACAAAGACATGGCGCAACTGGTTGACGATAAAGTAATATTGGTCAACACCATGAGCGGCGAAACGCTCGATATCGAAGGGGTGAAAAACAAATTCGGCGTGCGCCCCGACCAAATCCGCGACTATCTCGCACTGATGGGCGACAAAGTGGACAACGTCCCCGGCGTGGAAAAATGCGGTCCGAAAACCGCCGTCAAATGGCTGGAAGCATACGGTTCGCTCGAAGGTGTCATGGCGCACGCAGGCGAAATCAAAGGCAAAGTCGGCGAAAACCTTCAGACGGCCTTGCCGCAGCTGCCGCTCTCTTACGACCTTGTTACCATCAAAACCGATTTGGATTTGCACGGCGAACTGCCCGAAGGCATCGACAGCCTGCGCCGCCGCACGCCGAAATGGACGCAGCTTGCAGTCGAGTTCAAACGCCTGAATTTCCGCACTTGGCTCAAAGAAGCGGAAGAACGCCGGCACGAAGCCGCCGGAGATTTGTTCGGCGGCAGCCATATCGGAGAGCAGGCCGCACTTGCCGACATGCCGGACAACGGTCAGACTTTGCCCCGCGAAAACATAATCGAACGCCCCGAACCTCCTGCAACCCTAAACTACCAAGCCATTACCACCGAAGCGCAGTTTGCCGCGCTGCTGGAAAAACTCGCTGCTGCCGGGCAAATCGGCCTTGACACCGAAACCACCTCGCTCGATGCCATGAACGCGCAGCTGGTCGGCATCAGCATCGCATTCCAAGCCGGCGAAGCCGTGTACGTTCCTTTGGGACACAATCCCACCGCCGCGCCCGAACAGCTTGATTTGCAGACGGCATTAGGCCGTCTGAAACCGTATCTTGAAAGCGAAAAGCTGAAAAAAACCGGCCAAAACCTCAAATACGACCAACACGTTTTCGCCAACTGCAACATCGCCTTGCGCGGCATTTCCGGCGATGCCATGCTTGCCTCCTACATCGTTGAAAGCCACAAAGGACACGGCCTCGACGAACTCGCCGAACGCTGGCTCGGCTTGGATACCATTACCTACGAATCCCTGTGCGGTAAAGGCGCCAAGCAGATTTCGTTTGCCGACGTCGCCCTTGAGCAAGCCGCCGGATACGCCTGCCAAGATGCCGATTTCGCCCTGCGCCTCGAAGCCTGTCTGAAAGCGCAAATGGATGACAAACAGCTTGAAATGTATGAACAAATGGAGCTGCCCGTTGCCCAAGTATTGTTTGAAATGGAACGCAACGGCGTGCACATCGACAAAGCCGAACTCGCCGCACAAAGCCGCGAACTCGGCGCGCGCATTTTAGAGCTGGAGCAGCAGGCCTACCAAGCCGCAGGCCAGCCCTTCAACCTCAATTCGCCCAAACAATTGCAGGAAATCCTGTTCGACAAAATGGGCATTCCCACCAAAGGCCTGAAAAAAACCGCCTCCGGCGGCATTTCCACCAACGAAGCCGTATTGGAAAGCCTCGCCCACGATTATCCGCTGCCCAAAATCATTCTCGAAAACCGCAGCTTGGCCAAACTCAAATCCACCTACACCGACAAGCTGCCCGAAATGATTCATCCGGCAACCGGCCGCGTCCACACCAACTACGCCCAAGCCGTCGCCATCACCGGCCGCCTCGCCAGCAACAACCCCAACCTGCAAAACATCCCCATCCGCACCTTTGAGGGCCGCCGCGTGCGCCGCGCCTTCACCGCACCCGCAGGCAAAACCATCGTCTCCGCCGACTACTCCCAAATCGAGCTGCGCATCATGGCACATTTGAGCGGCGACAAAACCCTAATCGAAGCCTTTAAAAACGGCGAAGACATCCACCGCCGCACCGCCGCCGAAGTATTCGGCCTCGCCCCCGAACTCGTCGGTTCGGAGCAACGCCGTTACGCCAAAACCATCAACTTCGGCCTGATTTACGGCATGGGCCAATACGGGCTCGCCAAATCGCTGGGCATCGACAACCTTTCCGCCAAAAACTTCATCGACCGCTACTTCGCCCGCTACCCCGGCGTGGCCGAATACATGCAGCGCACCAAAGAGCAGGCCGCACAGCAAGGCTACGTCGAAACCCTGTTCGGCCGCCGCCTCTACCTGCCCGACATCCACAGCAAAAACGGCAACGCCCGCGCCGGAGCCGAACGCGCCGCCATCAACGCCCCCATGCAGGGCACCGCCTCCGACCTCATCAAACGCGCCATGATAGACGTGCGCGACTGGCTGCGTTCAGACGGCCTTGCCAGCAAACTGATTATGCAGGTGCATGACGAATTGGTGTTGGAAGTAGTTGATTCAGAATTGGATTTGGTGAAAGAAAAGCTGCCGCAGATTATGGCGGAAGTGGACGGCGGGCTGCTGGCTGTGCCGCTGGTAGCGGAAGTTGGAAATGGGGAGAATTGGGAAGAGGCGCATTGA
- a CDS encoding MFS transporter, with protein MLSLLKSKPGKPVPEAEVLERYNRLRWHALFGIFIGYAAYYILRNNFLLSSPELIAEFGFTKKDIGFISGTMLIVYGISKGVMSALADKSNPKHFMIFGLVMSALVNLMMGFSASFWIFLLLCILNGIFQGMGAGPAYVVLASWFPRKSRGVTTAFFNVSHNVGGGLIAPISGAAVAWLGTEHWQAAHFIVPCAIAAVVAVIVYVFGAGRTYNEGLPPMNQILHNQNEELVVTKQENIDLTTWQIFKEYIVKDINVWFVSFIDVFTYMIRFGVLTWLPLYLLETKGFTKGQMAAAFAIFEWAAIPSTLLAGWVTDTYFKGKRMPLSMITLVGVGIAIFAYWGGSDLLTVTIGAGVVGCLIYVPMFLSSLQTIELVPSFAAGSATGLRGLLSYVLGSFSGTALFGILAERYGWDAGFYLLLFAVVACIFCCYMTHRGVMKLERKKQEAANQA; from the coding sequence ATGCTGTCCCTCTTAAAATCCAAGCCCGGCAAACCGGTGCCCGAAGCCGAGGTGCTGGAACGCTACAACCGGCTGCGCTGGCACGCGCTGTTCGGGATTTTTATCGGCTACGCCGCGTATTACATTCTGCGTAACAACTTTCTGCTTTCATCGCCCGAGCTGATTGCCGAATTCGGCTTTACCAAAAAAGACATCGGCTTTATTTCCGGCACCATGCTGATTGTGTACGGCATCAGCAAAGGCGTGATGTCCGCACTGGCCGACAAATCCAACCCCAAACACTTCATGATTTTCGGTTTGGTCATGTCCGCGCTGGTCAACCTGATGATGGGCTTTTCCGCCTCGTTTTGGATTTTCCTGCTGCTGTGCATCCTGAACGGTATTTTCCAAGGCATGGGCGCAGGGCCGGCCTATGTGGTTTTGGCAAGCTGGTTTCCCCGCAAATCCCGCGGCGTCACCACAGCGTTTTTCAATGTATCGCACAATGTCGGCGGCGGCCTGATTGCCCCGATTTCCGGTGCGGCAGTGGCATGGTTGGGCACGGAACACTGGCAGGCGGCGCATTTTATCGTACCTTGCGCGATTGCAGCAGTGGTTGCCGTCATCGTGTATGTGTTCGGCGCAGGACGCACCTACAACGAAGGCCTGCCGCCGATGAACCAGATTCTGCACAACCAGAACGAAGAACTGGTGGTAACGAAGCAGGAAAACATAGATTTGACGACTTGGCAGATTTTCAAAGAATACATCGTTAAAGACATCAATGTCTGGTTCGTATCGTTTATCGACGTGTTTACCTACATGATCCGCTTCGGCGTACTGACTTGGCTGCCGCTTTATCTTTTGGAAACCAAAGGTTTCACCAAAGGCCAGATGGCGGCGGCGTTTGCCATTTTCGAATGGGCGGCGATTCCCTCCACGCTGCTGGCGGGCTGGGTAACGGACACTTATTTCAAAGGCAAACGCATGCCGCTGTCGATGATAACGCTGGTGGGCGTGGGCATCGCGATTTTCGCCTACTGGGGCGGCAGCGACTTGCTGACGGTAACCATCGGTGCGGGCGTGGTCGGCTGCCTGATTTATGTACCGATGTTTTTGTCTTCGCTGCAAACCATCGAACTCGTTCCCTCCTTTGCCGCCGGATCCGCCACCGGCCTGCGCGGTCTGCTCAGCTACGTTTTAGGCAGCTTCTCCGGCACCGCACTGTTCGGCATTCTCGCCGAACGCTACGGCTGGGACGCGGGTTTCTACCTGCTGCTGTTTGCCGTTGTTGCGTGTATCTTCTGCTGCTACATGACCCACCGCGGCGTGATGAAGCTGGAACGTAAAAAACAAGAAGCCGCAAACCAAGCGTAG